The window CGATCCTGGAATAAGGGGGAAAAACCATGAAACTAATAATAGCAATAATCAAACCGGATAGATTGGAAGCAGTAAAAGAGGAACTTTATAAGGCAGAGGTGAATCTCATCACTGTGAACGAAGTCCTAGGCCACGGCCGTCAGATGGGTGTGGCAGAGGTATACCGCGGGGTCAGGGAGATGGGTAATCTTCTGCGAAAGATCCGTCTCGAGATTGCCGTCAACGAGAATTTCGTGGAACCGACGATCAACGCCATCATAAAGGGCGCACAGACCGGCAATATCGGGGACGGGAAGATATTCGTCCTCGACCTCGTTGAATGTATACGAATCCGTACGGAAGAACGCGGAGGAGAAGCGATCGGATAATGAAAAACCGTATATGCGTAAACGCGTAAACGCGAAGAAACTGAAACTGCGAAGCATAGGAACAAGAGCAAAAGGAGACTTAGGTTGAAACGCATCCGCGCTTGCACGCATATACGCATCCACGGTTTTATAGTAATATTTTTATTTGCAATTTGATCTGATATGTAATAAGATAATGGTGCACATTGAGGTGCAATCTTATATCCCTCATCGACCTTCGAGGGAATCATTAAAATCCTGAACAACGCGGTTCAAAAAGTCAACGTCTTAGACTAAAAGTTTAGCCTTAAAAACCTTTAGAGAGGTGACACATGGCAAGCATTGATAGTTTAAGATACTTTCCGGTGGTCAAGATAGTCCCCACCAGCATGTTTGGTGAGGGACACTGCACGGTCAGCTGGACCGTATCAACAAGTATTTAGAAAACAGGGAATAACAAGATATATATGAGGAGACAGCGATGAAAGAGGTGAAGAAAGAAAAGACATCGTTTCGGTGGAACGGAGCAGCAACATCAGCAGACATTGACAACGTGACCCGCCTGATAAAAAAGAACAATATCCAGATCGTTGACCTCAAATTTAACGACCTGCCCGGTTTATGGCAGCATTTTTCTATTCCCACGGCAGAATTGACCGAGATTGATGACCCGATGACGAGCATCTGGGAAGAAGGGATCGGTTTCGACGGTTCCTCCATAAGGGGTTTCCAGAAGATCCAGGAATCGGATATGATACTCCTTCCTGATCCCAAGACAGCCGTTGTAGACCCTGTTTGCGAGATACCGACGTTGAGCATCCTCTGTGATATCTATGACCCCATTACCAAGAAACCCTATACACGGGATCCGCGTTACGTGGGGAAAAAGGCGGAGGCGTTCCTGAAGACAACGGGTTTCGCCGATACAAGCTTTTATGGCCCTGAATACGAGTTCTTTCTCTTTAATGACATCCGTTTCGACCAGACGGAGAATTGCGGCTACTACTTTATCGACTCCGATGAGGGTGAATGGAATTCAGGGAGGGACGAGAGACCAAACCTCGGATACAAGCCACGATACAAAGAAGGGTATTTCCCGGTCCCACCCCACGACTCGATCCAGGACCTGCGGAGCAAGATAACCCTGAAGATGCTGGAGACTGACATTAAAGTGGAGGTCCACCACCATGAAGTGGCAACCGCCGGACAGTGCGAGATCGACATGAAGTTCGGCTCCCTTGTCAAGATGGCAGACCAGTGCCTCATGTATAAATACATCGTGAAGAACATGGCTAAACAGAACAACATGGTGGCGACGTTCATGCCCAAGCCCCTCTTCGGGGACAACGGTTCGGGCATGCACACCCACATATCCCTCTGGAACAAGGGCGAAAACGTTTTCTACGACGCGAAGGGATACGCGGGGATCAGCAAACTGGGCAGGTATGCAATCGGCGGCCTCCTTAAACACGCACCGGCCCTCCTGGCATTCTGCGCGCCGACCACAAATTCATACAAGAGGCTCGTCCCCGGTTATGAGGCCCCTGTCAATCTTGTCTATTCAGCACGGAACCGCTCCGCGGCAGTCAGGATACCTATGTACTCCGAAAACCCCAAGGCCAAAAGGATCGAGTTCAGACCGCCGGATGCGACCTGCAACCCGTACCTTTCCTTCTCGGCGATACTCATGGCCTGTCTCGACGGCATCATCAGCAAGATCGACCCTGGTGAACCGACAGACGTCAACACCTATCACCTCCCGCCCGAGGAGGCGGCAAAGATACCTACAGTCCCGGGTTCACTCGATGAGTCCATTGCCGCCCTTGAAAAAGACCATGAGTTCTTACTGCGAGGGGGCGTCTTTACAAAGGATGTTATTGATGTATGGATCGAGTACAAGCGTGAGGCAGAGATAGACCCGGTGCGTCTTCGTCCGCACCCATATGAATTCTATCTCTATTTTGATATGTAAGAAGAAATAAACCCCTGTTCCCTTGGCAACCCCCACACCACGCATTCCGCTCAAGGGGATAGGGGTCCCTCCCCGCAGGGGGAAGAGCAGTGCAACGGTATGTATGGAGCCTTTTAATGGAGAACAAGATCCTCATAGTCAAACACGTGGAGCACGAAGGACCCGGGCTGATCGCGGACGTGCTTCACTCTGACGGGTGGGGGCTCGAGACCGTTGAGCTTGGAAAAGGGGAGACTCTGCCTGGAGACCTCCGGGAGATAGCTGCCGTCATCGTCCTTGGCGGGCCCATGAATGTCTATGAGATCGACAGGTTTCCCTTCCTGGATGATGAAGAAAAGCTCATCCGGAAGGCCATTGTTGAAGAGGTCCCGTTCCTTGGTATCTGTCTCGGCGCCCAACTTCTGGCAAAGACCTGTGGCGTAAAGGTTTACAAATCAGAGGTAAGGGAGATAGGATGGTATACAGTCAAAACAACAAAGGGAGGTAAAAGGGATATACTTTTCAGGGATGTCCCGGAACGTATGACCGTATTCCAGTGGCACGAAGATACCTTTGAGATACCCGATGGCGGCATATTACTGGCAACAGGAAGACCCTGTAAAAACCAGGCATTTAAGATAGGAAGCAACGCGTATGGTCTCCAGTTCCACATTGAAGTTACATCTGACATGGTCCGGAGGTGGATGGAGGATGAAAAGGATGAAAATGCCGCAAAGAAAACACTCAGTGACACGGCGAAAATAGAAGAAGTCTTTTTGAAACAGGCAGGACAGCTTTTGAATAATTTTAAACAGATTGTCGAATCATCGTTGCGGATCAGGAATGTAATAGATATCTTTATAGAAGATGGAAAACGATCTCAAAGGGAGAAACGTCCCTTGTGGTGGGACAGAAAAGGACATGTATTTACGTGAGGATTGATTATGGATCAGAAAACAGCAGGATTGAATATTACCATATTTTTTTGTCAGCAACTGGATACCGATCAGGACAAAAACAGACGTTCCCTTGAGAAGGAGCTTGGTTCGCGGATCAGGTTTTTCCCCCTCCCGTGCAGCGGCCGGATAGACCCTCTTCACCTCCTGCGGGCGCTCGAGTCAGGCGCGGATATGGTCTACCTGATTACCTGCCCCGAAGGCGCCTGCCGTTACCGCGAAGGGAACCTGCGCGCCTGGAAGCGCGTCCGGTATGCACGAAAGCTGATCGAAGAGATCGGGCTCGAAGGGACGCGTATAGAACTGATAACCGGGACGGCGGCAACCCCTGTCACGATCGACGAAGTGGCGCGGGAACTGCTTGCACGCGAAGCTGTCGTCGGCGTCTCACCGGTAAGAAATAGCGGAAAGCATGGAGCGGAGAGCGGAGAGCATGGAGCGGAGAGCGAAGAGCATGGAGCAGAGAGTAAAGAGTAAAGAGCGAAAAGAAGAATATAGGTCTTATAGGACTTATTGGACCTATAATATTTTTTTAGCGAGTTCACGAGCGAGAGGGGGAGGCTCCGGCAGCTTTGCTGCTGGAGGGGGCGACGCAAGCCCCATTAACTAAAAGGAGTAAAGAAATGATTACTGCGGAAAGAAAACCCATGGCTGAGATCAAAGCAATGCTTGAGCCTTACAGGAAGATCCTTGTGGTAGGCTGCGGATCCTGCGTTGCCGAATGCGCCTCCGGCGGGGAAAAGGAGGTCGGGCTCCTCGCGTCGGCGCTCCGCATGGACGCGCAGATGGAGGGACGAACGATAGAAGTACAGGAGATGACCCTTGACCGCCAGTGCGTCTATGAATTTATCGACAAGCTTACAGGCGTTGTGGACAGATACGACGTGGTCCTTTCTCTCGGCTGCGGGGCAGGCGTCCAGGCAGTGGCAGAGGTATTCCCCGACGCATTTATCGTCCCTGCCCTGAACACGACATTTATCGGCGAGACAAAGGAGCCGGGGGTTTGGATAGAAAACTGCCGTGCCTGCGGCGACTGCAAGCTCGGTTATTTCGCGGCCGTCTGTCCTGTCACGCGCTGCGCGAAGGGACTTTTCAACGGGCCTTGCGGCGGCTCAAAGAACGGCGTCTGCGAAGTCGACCCCGACACTCCCTGCGCGTGGCAGTTGATCGTGGAACGCCTTGAAAAGGCAGGCCGCACCGACCTCCTGGAGGCCTTTTATCCTCCTGCGGACTGGTCAAAACAACAGGGGAAAGGACCCAGGAAAATACAAAGGGAGGACCAGAGAAGTGAAAGTTGACAGCAACCTGAAAAACGTTCTTACAAAAGACATCTTTGCCGTTACCGCCGAATGCGGTCCTCCGAAAGGGGCCGATCCGGGGATCATACAGAAGAAGGGCGATATCCTTAAGGACTATACGGACAGCGTCAATGTGACGGATAACCAGACCGGGGTCGTCCGCCTCTCCAGTATGGCAGCGTGCGCTATCCTCAGACAAGGAGGCCTCGACCCTGTCCTCCAGATGGTAACACGCGACCGGAACCGCATAGCCCTCCAGTCGGATATACTGGGGGCGTCAGCGCTCGGCATCAGGAATATCCTCTGCCTGTCAGGGGACCATCAATCCTTCGGGAACCAGCAGCAGGCAAAGGGTGTATTTGATATCGATTCCGTTCAATTGATCCACACAGTGCGGCAGATGAGGGATTTGGGGCAGATCATCGGCGGCGAGGCGCTTTCGGAACCGCCAAAGCTCTTTATCGGCGCTGTGGCAAACCCCTTCGCTGATCCCTTCGACTACCGGGTCATTCGCCTGGGCAAAAAGGTCGCGGCAGGGGCCGAATTCATCCAGACCCAGTGTATCTATAACCTGAAACGCTTCAAAGAATGGATGGAACAGGTCCGCGAAAGGGGCCTCGACAAAAAGGTCTACATCCTCGGCGGTGTGACACCGCTGAAATCGGCCCGTATGGCTGAATACATGAGCAAGCAGGTAGCGGGCATGGACGTCCCTGACGATATCATCGACCGGATGAAAGGTGTCGAACCGAAGGAACAGCGCCGGGAAGGCATAAAGATAGCCGTCGAGACCATTATGGCACTGAAATATATGGAAGGGGTTCACGGCGTCCATATCATGGCCATTGAATGGGAAGATATTGTCCCACAGATCGTGGAAGAGGCCGGGCTTTATCCCAGGCCAAAGATCTCAGAGGAGTAATGTCATGCCCCCTAAATATCATATTGCGACCTCGCAGTCACCGAACCGCTTTCAGAAGATAACCCGCTCCGGTATTATCGCCTGGGAAGAAGGATGCCTGAAATGTGCCCGCTGCGTAAAAAAAGACTGTGTCTACCAGGTATATGAGAAACGAAACCTTGATAACCGTCAGATGCTCGATTCCCTTGACAGTGTTTGCATGGACTGTTTCCGTTGCGTCCAGAACTGTCCCAACAGGCTCATCCATAAAGGCCTTAACCCCTCCTATAAGGTATTGGGCGATCATTACTGGACACCGGAGATCATATCAAATCTCTGGTTCCAGGCAGAGAGCGGCCGCATACCGGTTTCAGGCGCAGGTTACGGCGGACCGTTCTCCGGCCCCGGCTTCGATGCCATGTGGACGGATATGTCCGAGATCGTCCGGCCCACAAGGGACGGCATACACGGGCGCGAATATATAAGCACCACCGTCGACATCGGCCGCAAGGTCGTGGCACTCGAACTCGGTCCTGACGGGGATATCACCTCTTCGGCGCCGCCGCTCGTCGAGATCCCCCTGCCGGTCATCTTCGATATGCTGCCATGGTCTCCTCCGGGGGATAACATTCCGCTTTCGTTCCTCTATGGAGCAAGGGCTCTCGGCACATTCGCGATCGTCAGGCAGTCAGGTCTCAATCCCGTGATAAGGGAATTCCTCCCCCACGCGATCATCTATGTTGACGGCAACCCCGATGACCTGGGTGCACAACTGCTCGGTTCCGTTCGGATCATCGAGATCCCCAATGGAGAAGACGCAATAACCCTGCAGAACAGGTTCAAGTCAATAAACCCTGAGCTCATCGTCATCATAAGGCTGCGTCTCGGTTCGAAGACCCCGGAACAGGCGCTTGCACTCACTGCTCAGGGCGCTGAGGCGCTTCATTGCGTCGCTGACGAATACGGGCTCGAAGAAGGCAGCGATCCACTATTCATCAAAGAACGGATGAAAGAGGTACACCTTCATCTCGTGGATAAAGGCGTCAGGGACCAGATCACGCTCATCGGAGGCGGCGGTGTGGCAATGGCGGAACACATGGCGAAACTCATCATCTGCGGCGCCGATGCCCTTACAATCGATATACCGCTCCTCGTGGCAATGGAGTGCAGGGTATGCAGGCGGTGCAAAGAAGGGATCACATGTCCCGTTGAACTTGACAGCGTCGATCCCCTGTGGGGTTCGGTCCGTATCACGAACCTGATGGCCGGGTGGCACAGCCAGCTCCTTGAAATACTCGGCGCAATGGGCATCCGTGAGGTAAGGCGCCTCCGGGGTGAGATGGGACGCGCGATGTTCTTTGAGGACCTCGAACGGGAGACCTTCTCTGCAATGGGCAAAAGGGGTTAAATGATGGATCACTTCCAATTTCCTGAGATAAAAAAGGCTCCAAGCCGGTTCCGCAACGCCCTCGGTAAATACCGCGTCACTATAACCAGGGCATGCACCAATTGCGGATTGTGTGTGGAACTCTGTCCCTACGGTGTATACCAGGCCGGTTCAAAACGACCGAAGGCATCCTGCGACCACCTGTGCATCGGGCCTTCCTGTTCAAAAAACGATTTCTATTGCGTGGACCGCTGTCCTGAGAAGGCGATCCATATCCGTTCCAACCCGACCTTCGAAGTGCTGGGCGACAGGCGCTGGCCTGCCGAGCTTCTTGCCGGCACATGGCATATGGCCGAAACCGGCGCTATTCCGCATCAGGACCTGAACTATAAGACAGGTAATTCAGGCGGCGGTTTTGACAAGATACGCTTTGTCTTCCCGGGAAAAAACGGGACCGGAAAAACAGGTACAAATGACGATATCTCCACTGCCATTGAATTGAACCGTTCCGGCGATTCCCGTCCCAGGATCACCATCCCCGTGCCTCTCTATCTTGGAGGTATGTCTTTCGGCTCTGTAAGCATCGTGACGATGCTCTCCCGCGTAAGGGCCGCGGTGGCCCTCAATACCTTCTGCTGCACCGGTGAAGGCGGCTACCCTGAAGAGCTGATGGACTACGATGACCACATCATTACACAGGTCGCGACGGGTCTTTTCGGCGTACGGGAAGAGACGATCAAGCGCGTCCGTATCGTGGAATTCAAATACGCACAGGGCGCAAAACCGGGACTCGGCGGACATCTCCTCGGTGACAAGGTAACCCCCCGCGTGGCACAGATGCGTGAAGCAGTGGCGGGAAGCGCACTGTTCTCTCCGTTCCCGTTCCACAGCGTGTATTCCGTCGAGGACCATAAAAAACACGTGGACTGGATCAAGGAGACAAACCGGAAGGCCCTCGTATCCGTCAAGGTATCGACGCCGACTGACGTCGATATGGTTGTTGTAGGCAGCTACTATGCAGGGGCGCACATTGTCCAGCTCGACGGCAGCTACGGCGGAACCGGCGCTGCGCCTGATATTGCGAAGAAAAATATCGCCATGCCCATTGAGTACGCCCTGCCGAAGGTCCACAAGTTCCTCCTCGAAGAAGGGATCAGGGACAAGATAACGATTATCGCGAGCGGCGGCATCCGGTCGGCATATGATATGGCAAAGATCATCGCCATGGGGGCAGACGGGGTTTGTCTCGGAACAGCGGATCTGGTGGCGCTCGAATGTATCCGCTGCCATCACTGCGAGTCGGGACGAGGTTGCGCACGCGGCATTGCCACGACCGACGAAGAACTCACCGGTCTTATGGAGCTTGAATGGGGCACACAGCGCATCATCAACATGTACAGCACCTGGCGTGCCCAGCTTGTCAATATCCTCAAACGGCTTGGTATGGGAAGCGTCACAGAGCTTGTGGGCCGCTTCGACGTCCTTGCCCATATGGACTATATAAAAGAGGAAGAGATAGAAGGAGAACTGGACTGAACGTGAAAGGTGAAAAGGAGTGTTGTATGGTGGAAGAAGGACATAGCTCAGGGTCGAAGCAGAAAGTAAACAGTAAGAAGTGCTTTAACCTTTTACTTTTCACGTTTCACTTTTCACGACTTAATAAAAAAGGAATAACGTAACATGAAAAACAGAACTTACTCACAGTCTATTATCGATTCCCGTTATCATCTCCGGGACGGAGCGGAGGCGAGTGGCCGTCCGCGCGTGGATGCCGAAGAAGGCGGCTGCGGCGTCACGGGATTTGCCTGCAATATACCGGTGAGCGGGCGGCATATCTTCGAACCCTCGGTCCAGATGCATAACCGCGGCAATGGCAAGGGAGGTGGATTGGCAGCGGTAGGTCTCACACCTTCAAAGCTGGGAGTTGATCAAAAGACGCTCGATGAGGATTTCCTCCTCCAGGTCGCGCTCCTTGACGAAACAGTGCTGCCGGAGATGGAAGAGCGGTTTATCCGTCCCTGCTTCAGGGTCGACCACGAGGCGTTCATCGATACCGTCGATGATTACAGGGATATCCCCGGGCTTGAGATAAAACCACCGGCAGTGAAGCGCTACTTTGTCCGCGTAAGACCGGAGGCCCTTGCCTGTTTCCTGAAAGAAAGAAACCTCGGGATACTCCCCGAAGACAAGGTCGAAGAGGAATTCATCTATCAGAACACCTATCGGCTCAACCTCGCCCTTTACAGCTCCCTCGGTGAGAAACGGGCCTTTGTCCTTTCTCACGGCAGGGACATGATGATACTCAAGATCGTCGGCTACGCCGAACAGGTCGCACAGTATTATAAACTTGATAATTTCAACGCCCATATCTGGATTGCCCATCAGCGCTACCCGACCAAGGGCCGTGTATGGCATCCGGGAGGCGCCCACCCGTTCATCGGGCTCGACGAAGCCCTGGTGCATAACGGGGACTTCGCCAATTACTATTCTGTTACAGAATATCTCAAACAGAGGAATATCTACCCGCTTTTCCTTACCGATACCGAGGTATCGGTGCAGATCTTCGACCTCCTGAACAGGGTCTACGGGTATCCCCTCGAGTACATCATCGAGGCGCTGGCACCGACTGCTGAGATGGACTTTGACCACCTGCCGGAGGAAAAACAGCGGATCTATCGCCAGATCCAGGCTGCCCATATCCACGGATCACCTGACGGGCCGTGGTTTTTCATCATTGCCCGCACAGACGTGAAGAACAGGCAGCACCAGCTCATCGGCATTACCGATACAGCCATGCTGAGACCGCAGGTCTTTGCGATCCAGAAAGGCGACGTTGAGATAGGACTGATCTGCTCTGAAAAACAGGCAATCGACGCGACCCTCGAGAGCCTCGCGAAGGAAGACCCGCGCTTCGGCACCATTGCCGACCATTACTGGAACGCCCGCGGCGGGAGCTATACGGACGGCGGGGCCTTCATCTTTACGGTCGGTGGGTCCGGCAACGGGCGTAAGAGCCTCACCTGCAGCGACAAGTTCGGCAGGCAGATCGATGTGCCCCGCAATCAGAGGCCATGTGATTTTACGAAGAAACTTCCCACTGTAAAACTTGAGAGCACCTTTCAGGCGGACTTAAGAAAAGAACTGGAAGAAGGAGATGTCGAAGGACTCTTTTCATCACTTACAAAAGCTCTGCCGAAATGGGATTACAGCCGCACAGGCTCAGTTGTCGCCAGGCTGAAGGACATCGCGAAAGATGACGGGCTGAAAGGGGATGTGATCCAACTCCTCACGCTCCTTCTTGACCGCCATTACCCGACAGGAAAAAAGAGGCGCCGTTCGATCCTCCAGATGATAACGGGCACGCTCAATTCCATATTCAACGCCGTCCCTATCCTGGATGGCAAACCAGCCGGGTACTACGGACGGATAAACTTTGAAAAAAGACAGGGCCTTCGTCCGCCTTTTCCAGGCGAAGAGGTTCTCGTTGCGGATGCCGGCGGATTCCCCCCGGAGGGAGACGACTCCTTCGCGTACCTCATCTCAGAGGCATACAGGCTGGGCTGGAAGCGATTCATCTGTTTCGGCCAGCGCGGCCAGCGCTTTCTTGGCTGTGGTCTCGGGCCTGACACGCAGGGGGTTCGCATCGATGCATACGACTCGACCGGCGACTATCTCGCGTCAGGGATCGATGGTCTTGAGATATATGTCCATGGCAATGCGCAGGACCAGCTCGGACAGATCCTGAAACGCGGAAAACTTGTTGTATACGGCGACGTGGGACAGACCTTCATGTACGGGGCAAAAGGCGGCGAGGTCTATGTACTCGGCAATGCCGCGGGGCGCCCCCTCATCAATGCCGCGGGAAGACCACGGGTCATTATCAACGGCACCGCACTTGACTTCCTCGCGGAATCCTTTATGGCAGGAGATCCCTATAATGGAGGCGGTTTCGTTATCGTAAACGGTTTGACCTTTGATGACCGCGGACGGATCATCCCGCAGGATACCCCTTATCCCGGATCAAACCTCTTCTCTCTCGCATCGGGCGGGGCCATATTTGTCAGGGACCCTTATGATAAGATCGTTCCTGAACAGTTAAACGGCGGACAGATATTGCCCTTCGATGAACGCGACTGGGAGCTTATCCTGCCCTATCTGAAAGAAAACGAACGCCTCTTCGG is drawn from Syntrophorhabdaceae bacterium and contains these coding sequences:
- a CDS encoding methylenetetrahydrofolate reductase, translated to MKVDSNLKNVLTKDIFAVTAECGPPKGADPGIIQKKGDILKDYTDSVNVTDNQTGVVRLSSMAACAILRQGGLDPVLQMVTRDRNRIALQSDILGASALGIRNILCLSGDHQSFGNQQQAKGVFDIDSVQLIHTVRQMRDLGQIIGGEALSEPPKLFIGAVANPFADPFDYRVIRLGKKVAAGAEFIQTQCIYNLKRFKEWMEQVRERGLDKKVYILGGVTPLKSARMAEYMSKQVAGMDVPDDIIDRMKGVEPKEQRREGIKIAVETIMALKYMEGVHGVHIMAIEWEDIVPQIVEEAGLYPRPKISEE
- a CDS encoding glutamate synthase-related protein, with translation MPPKYHIATSQSPNRFQKITRSGIIAWEEGCLKCARCVKKDCVYQVYEKRNLDNRQMLDSLDSVCMDCFRCVQNCPNRLIHKGLNPSYKVLGDHYWTPEIISNLWFQAESGRIPVSGAGYGGPFSGPGFDAMWTDMSEIVRPTRDGIHGREYISTTVDIGRKVVALELGPDGDITSSAPPLVEIPLPVIFDMLPWSPPGDNIPLSFLYGARALGTFAIVRQSGLNPVIREFLPHAIIYVDGNPDDLGAQLLGSVRIIEIPNGEDAITLQNRFKSINPELIVIIRLRLGSKTPEQALALTAQGAEALHCVADEYGLEEGSDPLFIKERMKEVHLHLVDKGVRDQITLIGGGGVAMAEHMAKLIICGADALTIDIPLLVAMECRVCRRCKEGITCPVELDSVDPLWGSVRITNLMAGWHSQLLEILGAMGIREVRRLRGEMGRAMFFEDLERETFSAMGKRG
- a CDS encoding methylenetetrahydrofolate reductase C-terminal domain-containing protein; its protein translation is MITAERKPMAEIKAMLEPYRKILVVGCGSCVAECASGGEKEVGLLASALRMDAQMEGRTIEVQEMTLDRQCVYEFIDKLTGVVDRYDVVLSLGCGAGVQAVAEVFPDAFIVPALNTTFIGETKEPGVWIENCRACGDCKLGYFAAVCPVTRCAKGLFNGPCGGSKNGVCEVDPDTPCAWQLIVERLEKAGRTDLLEAFYPPADWSKQQGKGPRKIQREDQRSES
- a CDS encoding P-II family nitrogen regulator, whose protein sequence is MKLIIAIIKPDRLEAVKEELYKAEVNLITVNEVLGHGRQMGVAEVYRGVREMGNLLRKIRLEIAVNENFVEPTINAIIKGAQTGNIGDGKIFVLDLVECIRIRTEERGGEAIG
- the glnA gene encoding type I glutamate--ammonia ligase; amino-acid sequence: MKEVKKEKTSFRWNGAATSADIDNVTRLIKKNNIQIVDLKFNDLPGLWQHFSIPTAELTEIDDPMTSIWEEGIGFDGSSIRGFQKIQESDMILLPDPKTAVVDPVCEIPTLSILCDIYDPITKKPYTRDPRYVGKKAEAFLKTTGFADTSFYGPEYEFFLFNDIRFDQTENCGYYFIDSDEGEWNSGRDERPNLGYKPRYKEGYFPVPPHDSIQDLRSKITLKMLETDIKVEVHHHEVATAGQCEIDMKFGSLVKMADQCLMYKYIVKNMAKQNNMVATFMPKPLFGDNGSGMHTHISLWNKGENVFYDAKGYAGISKLGRYAIGGLLKHAPALLAFCAPTTNSYKRLVPGYEAPVNLVYSARNRSAAVRIPMYSENPKAKRIEFRPPDATCNPYLSFSAILMACLDGIISKIDPGEPTDVNTYHLPPEEAAKIPTVPGSLDESIAALEKDHEFLLRGGVFTKDVIDVWIEYKREAEIDPVRLRPHPYEFYLYFDM
- a CDS encoding type 1 glutamine amidotransferase, whose amino-acid sequence is MENKILIVKHVEHEGPGLIADVLHSDGWGLETVELGKGETLPGDLREIAAVIVLGGPMNVYEIDRFPFLDDEEKLIRKAIVEEVPFLGICLGAQLLAKTCGVKVYKSEVREIGWYTVKTTKGGKRDILFRDVPERMTVFQWHEDTFEIPDGGILLATGRPCKNQAFKIGSNAYGLQFHIEVTSDMVRRWMEDEKDENAAKKTLSDTAKIEEVFLKQAGQLLNNFKQIVESSLRIRNVIDIFIEDGKRSQREKRPLWWDRKGHVFT
- a CDS encoding glutamate synthase-related protein, producing the protein MMDHFQFPEIKKAPSRFRNALGKYRVTITRACTNCGLCVELCPYGVYQAGSKRPKASCDHLCIGPSCSKNDFYCVDRCPEKAIHIRSNPTFEVLGDRRWPAELLAGTWHMAETGAIPHQDLNYKTGNSGGGFDKIRFVFPGKNGTGKTGTNDDISTAIELNRSGDSRPRITIPVPLYLGGMSFGSVSIVTMLSRVRAAVALNTFCCTGEGGYPEELMDYDDHIITQVATGLFGVREETIKRVRIVEFKYAQGAKPGLGGHLLGDKVTPRVAQMREAVAGSALFSPFPFHSVYSVEDHKKHVDWIKETNRKALVSVKVSTPTDVDMVVVGSYYAGAHIVQLDGSYGGTGAAPDIAKKNIAMPIEYALPKVHKFLLEEGIRDKITIIASGGIRSAYDMAKIIAMGADGVCLGTADLVALECIRCHHCESGRGCARGIATTDEELTGLMELEWGTQRIINMYSTWRAQLVNILKRLGMGSVTELVGRFDVLAHMDYIKEEEIEGELD
- a CDS encoding hydrogenase iron-sulfur subunit → MDQKTAGLNITIFFCQQLDTDQDKNRRSLEKELGSRIRFFPLPCSGRIDPLHLLRALESGADMVYLITCPEGACRYREGNLRAWKRVRYARKLIEEIGLEGTRIELITGTAATPVTIDEVARELLAREAVVGVSPVRNSGKHGAESGEHGAESEEHGAESKE